The following are encoded together in the Glycine soja cultivar W05 chromosome 5, ASM419377v2, whole genome shotgun sequence genome:
- the LOC114413449 gene encoding KAT8 regulatory NSL complex subunit 3-like has translation MVACMKDINVSAVVCLGYPLKGINGAVRDETLLQLTVPTKFVQGSKDALCPLEKLEATRKKMKVPNELHVIDGGDHSFKIGKKHLQANNSTQDEAEDVAVQAIAAFFFRSLEG, from the exons ATGGTGGCTTGCATGAAAGACATTAATGTTTCTGCTGTAGTATGCTTGGGCTACCCATTAAag GGAATCAATGGTGCAGTTAGAGATGAAACACTGTTACAGTTAACAGTTCCTACAAAGTTTGTACag GGCAGCAAGGATGCTCTCTGTCCACTTGAGAAGTTAGAAGCCACTCGGAAGAAGATGAAAGTACCCAATGAGCTGCATGTCATCGATGGTGGTGACCACTCTTTCAAGATTGGTAAGAAGCACCTGCAAGCAAACAATTCCACCCAAGATGAAGCTGAGGATGTTGCTGTGCAGGCTATTGCTGCTTTCTTTTTCAGGTCTCTTGAAGGATGA
- the LOC114411572 gene encoding uncharacterized protein LOC114411572 isoform X2, whose protein sequence is MGSTKVESYFVFMSYDPEYGRLQADRTKRGVHELDLYLDRKHDELLASTLEPGSYKKTSSLANVLRSAKGVRVVEKNEVPL, encoded by the exons ATGGGAAGCACAAAAGTCGAGTCCTACTTTGTCTTCATGAGCTATGATCCTGAATACGGGAGACTTCAAGCTGATCG AACCAAGAGAGGGGTACATGAGCTTGATTTGTACCTTGATAGAAAACACGATGAACTCTTAGCAAGTACCCTAGAGCCAGGAAGCTACAAGAAGACATCTTCTTTG GCCAATGTGCTCAGATCTGCAAAAGGAGTGAGGGttgtggagaaaaatgaagtacCACTCTAG
- the LOC114411572 gene encoding subtilisin-like protease SBT2.5 isoform X1, producing the protein MGSTKVESYFVFMSYDPEYGRLQADRTKRGVHELDLYLDRKHDELLASTLEPGSYKKTSSLVIVDAFAVEITEDQANVLRSAKGVRVVEKNEVPL; encoded by the exons ATGGGAAGCACAAAAGTCGAGTCCTACTTTGTCTTCATGAGCTATGATCCTGAATACGGGAGACTTCAAGCTGATCG AACCAAGAGAGGGGTACATGAGCTTGATTTGTACCTTGATAGAAAACACGATGAACTCTTAGCAAGTACCCTAGAGCCAGGAAGCTACAAGAAGACATCTTCTTTGGTCATTGTTGATGCTTTTGCAGTCGAAATTACCGAGGatcaa GCCAATGTGCTCAGATCTGCAAAAGGAGTGAGGGttgtggagaaaaatgaagtacCACTCTAG